A genomic window from Variovorax paradoxus includes:
- the xsc gene encoding sulfoacetaldehyde acetyltransferase, whose translation MSQKQPAAPTREAVTGVQKMTPSEAFVETMVANGVTDIFGIMGSAFMDAMDIFAPAGIRLIPVVHEQGGAHMADGYARVSGRHGLVIGQNGPGISNCVTAIAAAYWAHSPVVMITPETGTMGMGLGGFQEANQLPMFQEFTKYQGHVNNPKRMAEYTARCFDRAISEMGPTQLNIPRDYFYGEITTEIPKPMRVERGAGGENSLNAAVELLASAKFPVILSGGGVVMGDAVEECKALAERLGAPVANGYLRNDSFPASHPLAAGPLGYQGSKAAMKLIAQADVVLALGSRMGPFGTLPQHGMDYWPKDAKIIQVEADHTNLGLVKKITVGIHGDAKATAKELLKRLQGKTLACDATKADRAAKIKAEKAAWEKELDEWTHERDQFSLDAIEEAKGEKTPTGGSYLHPRQVLRELEKAMPPRVMVSTDIGNINAIANSYLRFEEPRSFFAPMSFGNCGYSLPTMIGAKCAAPDRPAVAYAGDGAWGMSMVEIMTAVRHDIPVTAVVFHNRQWGAEKKNQVDFYNRRFVAGELESESFAGIAKAMGAEGIVVDKLEDVGPALKKAIDMQMNEGKTCVIEIMCTRELGDPFRRDALSKPVRFLDKYKDYV comes from the coding sequence ATGAGCCAGAAGCAACCCGCAGCACCCACACGCGAAGCCGTCACCGGCGTGCAGAAGATGACGCCCTCCGAGGCCTTCGTCGAGACCATGGTCGCCAACGGCGTGACCGACATCTTCGGCATCATGGGCTCGGCCTTCATGGACGCGATGGACATCTTTGCGCCCGCCGGCATCCGCCTGATTCCGGTGGTGCATGAGCAGGGCGGCGCCCATATGGCCGACGGCTATGCGCGCGTGTCGGGCCGCCATGGCCTCGTGATCGGCCAGAACGGCCCCGGCATCAGCAACTGCGTGACAGCCATCGCGGCCGCCTACTGGGCGCACAGCCCGGTCGTGATGATCACACCCGAGACCGGCACCATGGGCATGGGCCTCGGCGGTTTCCAGGAAGCCAACCAGCTGCCGATGTTCCAGGAGTTCACCAAGTACCAGGGCCACGTGAACAACCCCAAGCGCATGGCCGAGTACACGGCGCGCTGCTTCGACCGTGCCATCTCAGAGATGGGCCCGACGCAGCTGAACATTCCGCGCGACTACTTCTATGGCGAGATCACCACCGAGATCCCGAAGCCGATGCGCGTGGAGCGCGGCGCGGGCGGCGAGAACAGCCTGAACGCGGCCGTCGAGCTGCTGGCTTCGGCGAAGTTTCCGGTGATTCTCTCGGGCGGCGGCGTGGTCATGGGCGATGCGGTGGAAGAGTGCAAGGCACTCGCCGAGCGCCTCGGCGCGCCGGTGGCCAACGGCTACCTGCGCAACGACTCCTTCCCCGCGAGCCACCCGCTGGCAGCGGGGCCGTTGGGTTATCAAGGCTCCAAGGCCGCGATGAAGCTCATCGCGCAGGCCGACGTGGTGCTCGCACTCGGCTCGCGCATGGGCCCCTTCGGCACACTGCCGCAGCACGGCATGGACTACTGGCCGAAGGACGCGAAGATCATCCAGGTAGAGGCCGATCACACCAACCTCGGCCTCGTTAAGAAGATCACCGTGGGCATCCACGGCGACGCCAAGGCCACGGCGAAGGAACTGCTCAAGCGCCTGCAAGGCAAGACGCTGGCCTGCGACGCCACCAAGGCCGATCGCGCCGCGAAGATCAAGGCCGAGAAAGCCGCGTGGGAAAAAGAACTCGACGAGTGGACCCACGAGCGCGACCAGTTCAGCCTCGACGCCATCGAGGAAGCGAAAGGCGAGAAGACGCCGACGGGCGGCAGCTACCTGCACCCGCGCCAGGTGCTGCGCGAACTCGAAAAAGCCATGCCGCCGCGCGTGATGGTCTCCACCGACATCGGCAACATCAACGCCATTGCCAACAGCTACCTGCGCTTCGAGGAGCCGCGCAGCTTCTTCGCGCCGATGAGCTTCGGCAACTGCGGCTACTCGCTGCCGACCATGATCGGCGCCAAATGCGCGGCGCCCGACCGCCCGGCAGTGGCCTATGCCGGTGACGGTGCCTGGGGCATGAGCATGGTGGAAATCATGACGGCCGTGCGCCACGACATTCCGGTGACGGCCGTGGTCTTCCACAACCGGCAGTGGGGTGCGGAGAAGAAGAACCAGGTTGACTTCTACAATCGCCGCTTCGTGGCCGGCGAACTCGAAAGCGAAAGCTTCGCGGGCATCGCCAAGGCCATGGGCGCCGAGGGCATCGTGGTCGACAAACTCGAAGACGTGGGCCCGGCGCTGAAGAAGGCCATCGACATGCAGATGAACGAAGGCAAGACCTGCGTGATAGAGATCATGTGCACGCGCGAGCTGGGAGACCCATTCCGCCGCGACGCGCTGTCGAAGCCGGTGCGCTTCCTCGACAAGTACAAGGACTACGTCTGA
- a CDS encoding acetate/propionate family kinase: protein MTDSLLTLNAGSSSIKVALFDAAGDGDASLPAARWSGQADGLGAGLKARLRVRDAQGQTLHDAALDGAQASHQGALAALLEWHAQQADGRRIAAVGHRIVHGGADFVAPVRVDASVLDALAKLEPLAPLHQPHNLAGVRAAMAAFEGVPQVACFDTAFHAVQPEVNRRFALPRALHDAGVRRYGFHGLSYESIVAQFAGIAPELAQRRVIVAHLGNGASMCGIAQGRSVATTMTFSPLDGLTMGTRCGHIDAAVVLYLMRSHGMSADRVEALLFRESGLLGISGVSSDMRALEASAEPAAAEAIGHFAEQVVQHMGSLAAALRGVDAIVFTGGIGENAAPLRERILEDCEWLGVNVDAAANRKGDARLTTAESPVSAWVLRTDEEAVIARHTANVLRAAG from the coding sequence ATGACCGACTCGCTGCTGACGCTGAACGCGGGGTCGTCGTCGATCAAGGTTGCATTGTTCGATGCGGCTGGTGACGGCGATGCATCGTTGCCCGCAGCGCGTTGGTCGGGGCAGGCGGATGGGCTTGGCGCGGGCCTGAAAGCTCGGCTGCGTGTGCGCGATGCCCAGGGGCAGACGCTGCACGACGCGGCGCTCGATGGCGCGCAGGCTTCGCATCAGGGTGCGCTTGCGGCCTTGCTCGAATGGCATGCGCAGCAGGCCGATGGCCGGCGCATCGCGGCGGTCGGGCATCGCATCGTGCATGGCGGCGCGGACTTCGTGGCGCCGGTGCGTGTCGATGCTTCGGTGCTCGATGCGCTCGCCAAGCTCGAGCCACTGGCGCCGTTGCACCAGCCGCACAACCTTGCGGGCGTGCGCGCGGCAATGGCGGCGTTCGAGGGCGTGCCGCAGGTGGCGTGCTTTGACACGGCCTTTCATGCGGTGCAGCCAGAGGTCAACCGCCGCTTCGCGTTGCCGCGTGCGCTGCATGACGCCGGCGTGCGGCGCTACGGCTTTCACGGCCTTTCCTATGAATCGATCGTCGCACAGTTCGCGGGCATCGCGCCCGAGCTGGCACAGCGGCGCGTGATCGTCGCGCACCTGGGCAATGGTGCGTCGATGTGCGGCATTGCACAGGGCCGATCGGTCGCGACGACCATGACTTTCTCGCCGCTCGACGGGTTGACGATGGGCACGCGCTGCGGCCACATCGATGCGGCCGTCGTGCTGTATCTGATGCGTTCGCACGGCATGTCGGCCGACCGGGTCGAGGCGCTGCTGTTCCGCGAATCGGGCCTGCTCGGCATCTCGGGCGTGTCGAGCGATATGCGTGCACTGGAGGCTTCTGCCGAGCCTGCCGCGGCCGAGGCCATCGGGCACTTCGCTGAGCAGGTGGTGCAGCACATGGGCAGCCTCGCGGCTGCGCTGCGCGGTGTCGATGCCATCGTGTTCACCGGCGGCATCGGCGAGAACGCGGCCCCGCTGCGTGAACGCATCCTCGAAGACTGCGAATGGCTGGGTGTGAATGTCGACGCGGCCGCCAACCGCAAGGGCGACGCGCGGCTCACTACGGCCGAGAGTCCTGTCAGCGCGTGGGTGCTGCGCACTGACGAAGAGGCGGTCATTGCGCGCCACACGGCGAACGTGCTGCGCGCTGCTGGCTGA
- a CDS encoding LysR family transcriptional regulator, which translates to MTGKTDQLQSQTSSQRLRLNLRQLEVFVATAREGSTRAAADRIARSQSAASSALADLESSVGVLLFDRLGRRLVLNENGRALLPKAQALLDQAGEVEALFSGEHAAPLRVAASFTIGEYLLPEKVSQWTHLHPQSQVHLHIANTHDVIEAVAGFDVDVGFIEGPQTHPDLVVRAWREDELVIVAAPGHALAGRIATHKQLSQATWVLREHGSGTRQVTDAWLIQNLEQVRVGFELGSTEAIKRVVASGTGLACLSRYTVAQALEDGHLIELRTRLPAGMRRLATVMHRDKLLGRATADFMRHCGASVPRASSAR; encoded by the coding sequence ATGACCGGAAAAACAGATCAGCTTCAGAGTCAGACTTCGAGCCAGCGCCTTCGCCTCAACCTGCGGCAGCTTGAAGTGTTCGTCGCCACCGCGCGCGAAGGCAGCACCCGCGCCGCCGCCGACCGCATCGCGCGTTCGCAATCGGCCGCGAGCAGCGCGCTGGCCGACCTGGAGTCTTCAGTGGGCGTTTTGCTCTTCGACCGGCTCGGACGCCGGCTGGTGCTCAACGAGAACGGCCGCGCGCTGCTGCCCAAGGCGCAGGCGCTGCTCGATCAGGCGGGCGAGGTCGAGGCGCTGTTCAGCGGCGAGCATGCGGCGCCGCTGCGGGTGGCGGCCAGCTTCACCATCGGCGAGTACCTGCTGCCCGAGAAGGTGTCGCAATGGACGCACCTGCATCCGCAGAGCCAAGTGCACCTGCACATCGCGAATACGCACGACGTGATCGAGGCGGTCGCGGGCTTCGACGTGGACGTTGGCTTCATCGAAGGCCCGCAGACGCACCCCGACCTCGTGGTGCGCGCCTGGCGCGAAGACGAGCTGGTGATCGTCGCCGCGCCTGGCCACGCGCTGGCGGGCCGCATCGCCACGCACAAGCAGCTCTCGCAAGCCACGTGGGTGCTGCGCGAGCACGGCTCGGGCACGCGGCAGGTAACGGACGCATGGCTGATCCAGAACCTCGAGCAGGTGCGCGTGGGCTTCGAGCTGGGCAGCACCGAAGCAATCAAGCGCGTGGTGGCCTCCGGCACCGGGCTGGCCTGCCTGTCGCGCTACACAGTGGCGCAAGCGCTGGAAGACGGACACCTGATCGAGCTGCGTACGCGGTTGCCGGCGGGCATGCGGCGGCTGGCAACTGTGATGCACCGCGACAAGCTGCTGGGCCGCGCAACCGCGGACTTCATGCGCCACTGCGGCGCCAGCGTGCCACGCGCTTCATCGGCGCGCTAG
- a CDS encoding molybdopterin oxidoreductase family protein, with amino-acid sequence MFSFLSREPVHDPLVAPTPTADTTVKTTTCYMCACRCGIRVHLREGEKGPEVRYIDGNPNHPLNQGVICAKGSSGIMKQVSPARITQPLLRKAGSERGAGEFEPISWERAFDMLTERLGKIRATDPKKFALFTGRDQMQALTGLFARQFGTPNYAAHGGFCSVNMAAGMIYTIGGSFWEFGGPDLERARLFVMIGTAEDHHSNPMKIAISKFKRAGGRFISINPVRTGYSAIADEWIPIKPGTDGALFMALLHELIANELVDHAFLKRFTNAPQLVVLDNCEREGLFAFDPERGPPGDGRNPHNKLVWDKASGTVKPAYPEGIADGCDPALEGHYTLADGTRVAPSFQLLRERVASCTPEWAQAITGIDAARIRKLAREMGETALQQAFELPIPWTDAWGKQHPTTQARPVAFHAMRGLAAHSNGFQTVRALAVLMSVLGTIDAPGGFRHKAPYPRHIVPNYRAFNDPGMIQPNTPLNAAPLGFPASPDELAINPDGSPIRIDHAFSWEHPLSAHGLMHNVITNAAKGDPYRIDTLLIFMANMAWNSSMNTMAVREMLNRKDEKGEHMIPFLVVCDAFQSETVAFADLVLPDTTYLERHDVMGMLDRPISEFDGPVDSVRVPVVPPTGECKPFQEVLIELASRLKFPAFTTPEGGRKFTGYPDFVVNFEPQPGIGFLMGWRGKDGTEHLRGAPNPKQWEAYAQNNCVFQYHMPETMHYMRNWNREYLDFAKDKGWRQRNDPVQLALYSDTLQSFRLAAQGKSPGRQPPDALRERIDKYFDPLPFWYAPLEEAATDLDAYPLNALTQRPMAMYHSWDSQNAWLRQIHSHNYLHVNPLTAQAANIADGGWCWVESRWGKVRCMLRYSEAVEPGTVWTWNAIGKADGAWQLAPGADEARKGFLLNHLISEELPCAGTASGTISNSDPITGQAGWYDVRVRIRPAEPGEPEESYPQIASMPAVPGVLGKAASVLTYFAGRGKK; translated from the coding sequence GTGTTCAGCTTCCTGTCTCGCGAGCCGGTGCACGACCCGCTGGTCGCGCCCACGCCCACGGCCGACACCACGGTCAAGACCACCACCTGCTACATGTGCGCCTGCCGCTGCGGCATTCGCGTGCACCTGCGTGAAGGTGAAAAGGGCCCCGAGGTGCGCTACATCGACGGCAACCCGAACCACCCGCTGAACCAGGGCGTGATCTGCGCCAAGGGCTCGTCGGGAATCATGAAGCAGGTGTCGCCCGCGCGCATCACGCAGCCGCTGCTGCGCAAGGCCGGCAGCGAACGCGGGGCCGGCGAGTTCGAGCCCATCAGCTGGGAGCGCGCCTTCGACATGCTCACCGAGCGGCTCGGCAAGATCCGCGCGACCGACCCGAAGAAGTTCGCGCTGTTCACCGGGCGCGACCAGATGCAGGCGCTCACCGGCCTGTTCGCGCGGCAGTTCGGCACGCCCAACTATGCGGCGCACGGCGGCTTCTGCTCGGTCAACATGGCCGCGGGAATGATCTACACCATCGGCGGCAGTTTCTGGGAATTCGGCGGCCCCGACCTGGAGCGCGCCAGGCTGTTCGTGATGATTGGCACGGCCGAAGACCATCACAGCAACCCGATGAAGATCGCGATCAGCAAGTTCAAGCGGGCTGGCGGTCGCTTTATCTCGATCAATCCGGTGCGCACGGGCTACTCGGCGATTGCCGACGAGTGGATTCCGATCAAGCCGGGGACCGATGGCGCACTGTTCATGGCGCTGCTGCATGAGCTGATAGCGAATGAGCTGGTGGACCACGCCTTCCTCAAGCGCTTCACCAACGCACCGCAGCTCGTGGTGCTCGACAACTGCGAGCGCGAAGGGCTGTTTGCCTTCGACCCTGAACGCGGCCCGCCGGGTGATGGCCGCAACCCGCACAACAAGCTGGTGTGGGACAAGGCCAGCGGCACTGTGAAGCCCGCATACCCCGAAGGCATTGCCGACGGCTGCGATCCGGCGCTCGAAGGCCACTACACGCTGGCCGACGGCACGCGCGTCGCGCCTTCTTTCCAGCTGCTGCGCGAGCGCGTGGCGAGCTGCACTCCCGAGTGGGCGCAGGCTATCACCGGCATCGACGCGGCGCGCATCCGCAAGCTGGCGCGCGAGATGGGCGAGACGGCGCTGCAGCAGGCCTTCGAGCTGCCCATTCCGTGGACCGATGCATGGGGCAAGCAGCACCCCACCACACAGGCGCGCCCCGTGGCCTTCCATGCGATGCGCGGGCTGGCGGCGCACTCCAACGGCTTCCAGACGGTGCGTGCGCTGGCGGTGCTGATGAGCGTGCTCGGCACCATCGACGCACCGGGTGGCTTCAGGCACAAGGCACCGTATCCGCGCCACATCGTGCCGAACTACCGGGCCTTCAACGATCCCGGAATGATCCAGCCGAACACGCCGCTCAATGCTGCGCCGCTGGGTTTTCCGGCCAGCCCCGATGAACTGGCGATCAACCCCGACGGCTCGCCGATCCGCATCGACCACGCTTTCTCGTGGGAACACCCGCTGTCGGCGCACGGGCTCATGCACAACGTAATCACCAACGCGGCAAAGGGCGATCCGTACCGCATCGACACGCTGCTGATTTTCATGGCCAACATGGCGTGGAACTCCAGCATGAACACGATGGCAGTGCGGGAGATGCTCAACCGCAAGGACGAGAAGGGCGAGCACATGATCCCCTTCCTCGTGGTGTGCGACGCCTTCCAGAGCGAGACCGTGGCCTTTGCCGACCTGGTGCTGCCCGACACCACGTACCTCGAACGACACGACGTGATGGGCATGCTCGACCGGCCCATTTCCGAATTCGACGGGCCGGTGGATTCGGTGCGCGTGCCGGTGGTGCCACCGACGGGCGAGTGCAAGCCGTTCCAGGAGGTGCTGATCGAGCTGGCCTCGCGGCTGAAGTTTCCGGCCTTCACCACGCCGGAAGGGGGGCGCAAGTTCACGGGCTACCCTGACTTTGTCGTCAACTTCGAGCCGCAGCCGGGCATCGGTTTTCTCATGGGCTGGCGCGGCAAGGACGGCACCGAGCATTTGCGCGGCGCGCCCAATCCGAAGCAGTGGGAGGCCTACGCGCAGAACAACTGCGTGTTCCAGTACCACATGCCCGAGACCATGCACTACATGCGCAACTGGAACCGGGAGTACCTCGACTTTGCAAAAGACAAGGGCTGGCGCCAGCGCAACGACCCGGTGCAGCTGGCGCTGTACTCCGACACGCTGCAGAGCTTTCGCCTCGCGGCACAGGGCAAGAGCCCGGGGCGGCAGCCGCCCGATGCGCTGCGCGAGCGCATCGATAAATACTTCGATCCGCTGCCGTTCTGGTATGCGCCGCTCGAGGAGGCTGCGACCGATCTCGATGCGTACCCGCTCAATGCGCTCACGCAGCGGCCTATGGCGATGTACCACTCGTGGGACTCGCAGAACGCATGGCTGCGACAGATCCACAGCCACAACTACCTGCACGTGAACCCGCTGACTGCGCAGGCCGCGAACATTGCTGATGGCGGCTGGTGCTGGGTCGAGAGCCGCTGGGGCAAGGTGCGCTGCATGCTGCGCTACAGCGAGGCGGTGGAGCCAGGCACGGTGTGGACATGGAACGCAATCGGCAAGGCGGACGGGGCGTGGCAATTGGCGCCGGGCGCGGACGAGGCGCGCAAGGGCTTTCTGCTGAACCACCTGATCAGCGAGGAGCTTCCCTGCGCCGGCACCGCGAGCGGGACCATCAGCAACTCCGACCCGATCACCGGGCAGGCCGGCTGGTACGACGTGCGCGTGCGCATACGGCCGGCCGAACCTGGCGAACCTGAAGAGAGCTACCCGCAGATCGCGAGCATGCCGGCTGTGCCCGGGGTGCTGGGCAAGGCGGCGAGCGTGCTGACTTACTTTGCGGGGAGGGGGAAGAAATGA
- a CDS encoding 4Fe-4S dicluster domain-containing protein codes for MMQWLKDLMASAPVLPPLPQAGEGWGEGGGAGTGSLAVMKAAAPSPQPSPASGRGSNTVRAEQGETLAKQLALVIDLNVCVGCHACVTSCKQWNTSGSAGPLADERPYAANPTGTFFNRVQTYEAGAFPVTETIHFPKSCLHCEDPPCVPVCPTGASYKRKEDGIVLVDYDKCIGCKYCAWACPYGARELDEERQVMTKCTLCVDRIYDEQLPKEDRKPACVKACPTGARIFGDVKDPDSEVSKAIRERGGYQLMPEWETSPANQYLPRHITQATDARE; via the coding sequence ATGATGCAGTGGTTGAAGGACCTGATGGCGTCGGCTCCGGTCTTGCCCCCTCTCCCGCAAGCGGGAGAGGGCTGGGGTGAGGGCGGCGGCGCTGGAACTGGAAGCCTTGCCGTCATGAAGGCCGCTGCACCCTCACCCCAACCCTCTCCCGCAAGCGGGAGAGGGAGCAACACAGTGCGCGCGGAGCAGGGCGAAACCCTCGCCAAGCAACTCGCCCTTGTCATCGACCTCAACGTCTGCGTCGGCTGCCATGCCTGCGTCACCTCGTGCAAGCAATGGAACACCTCCGGCAGCGCAGGCCCGCTCGCCGACGAGCGCCCCTATGCGGCCAACCCCACCGGCACCTTCTTCAACCGCGTGCAGACCTACGAAGCCGGTGCCTTCCCGGTCACCGAAACCATCCACTTTCCCAAGAGCTGCCTGCACTGCGAAGACCCGCCCTGCGTGCCCGTGTGCCCCACGGGCGCGAGCTACAAGCGCAAGGAAGACGGGATCGTGCTGGTCGACTACGACAAATGCATCGGCTGCAAGTACTGCGCATGGGCCTGCCCCTACGGCGCGCGCGAGCTCGACGAAGAGCGCCAGGTCATGACCAAGTGCACGCTGTGCGTGGACCGCATCTACGACGAGCAACTGCCGAAAGAAGACCGCAAGCCGGCCTGCGTGAAGGCTTGCCCCACGGGGGCGCGGATCTTCGGCGATGTGAAGGACCCGGACTCCGAAGTGTCGAAGGCCATTCGCGAGCGCGGTGGCTACCAGTTGATGCCTGAGTGGGAAACCAGCCCGGCTAATCAATACCTGCCGCGGCACATCACGCAGGCAACGGACGCGCGGGAGTAG
- a CDS encoding dimethyl sulfoxide reductase anchor subunit family protein, whose protein sequence is MHPAFSILFFTTLAGAAQGLVFTLALAALFGLALAPGFLTLALGVAEVLLAAGLTASFMHLGRKTRAWRAVLMWRTSWMSREVIVLPAFIALVGLWWLSLWLGIGAPWSWLLPVLVLCGAVALWCCTAMIYACLRFIEEWAHPLTIVNFTLIGLSSGLVLACAMAALAGEARFVQVFGPCALVATLAAWAARVQALRRNAGIRHKSTLQSATGIRTQKLVQKSMGMSAGSFNTREFFHGASLAALKNMKLGFLLLAFVLPALLLAWGLASAAVLPWLLAVLVQAPGLLAERWFFFAQAKHPQNLYYQVVS, encoded by the coding sequence ATGCACCCCGCGTTCTCCATTCTTTTCTTCACCACGCTGGCCGGCGCGGCTCAGGGGCTGGTCTTCACGCTCGCACTTGCAGCGCTGTTCGGCCTTGCATTGGCACCCGGCTTCCTGACACTGGCGCTTGGCGTTGCCGAAGTGCTGCTCGCGGCCGGGCTTACCGCATCGTTCATGCACCTGGGCCGCAAGACCCGAGCGTGGCGCGCGGTGCTGATGTGGCGCACCTCGTGGATGTCGCGCGAGGTGATCGTCCTGCCTGCGTTCATCGCGCTGGTGGGGCTGTGGTGGCTGTCGCTGTGGCTGGGTATCGGCGCGCCGTGGTCATGGCTGCTGCCCGTGTTGGTGCTGTGCGGTGCGGTCGCGCTCTGGTGCTGCACCGCGATGATCTATGCCTGCCTGCGCTTCATCGAGGAATGGGCGCATCCACTGACTATCGTCAACTTCACGCTGATCGGGTTGTCGTCGGGGCTGGTGCTGGCCTGTGCGATGGCGGCGCTGGCTGGCGAGGCGCGCTTCGTGCAGGTCTTCGGGCCGTGTGCATTGGTTGCCACGCTGGCAGCGTGGGCCGCGCGCGTGCAGGCGCTACGGCGCAACGCGGGCATCCGCCACAAGTCGACGCTGCAGTCGGCCACCGGTATCCGCACGCAGAAGCTGGTTCAGAAGTCGATGGGCATGTCGGCCGGGTCGTTCAACACGCGCGAGTTCTTTCATGGTGCATCGCTGGCCGCGCTGAAGAACATGAAGCTCGGCTTTCTGCTGCTGGCCTTCGTGTTGCCGGCGTTGCTTTTGGCGTGGGGCCTTGCGAGTGCCGCGGTGTTGCCGTGGTTGCTCGCCGTACTGGTGCAGGCACCGGGCCTGCTGGCCGAGCGCTGGTTCTTCTTCGCGCAGGCGAAGCACCCGCAGAACCTGTACTACCAGGTGGTGTCTTAG
- a CDS encoding LysR family transcriptional regulator: MNFRQLRYFCEVADSGTLARAAERLFVAPTAISMQIAQLEEGLGGMLFDRTARPMKLTPLGLFFLPRARELLANGQRLEEETRDVASGKSGWLGIGFVRSLLNSVLTDAVRAFRQRHPDVKLDLVELLSEHQPAQLRSGRIHIGLSRFAGPQEPPADLRHELLFEDPFVIALPAEHRAAKRGKVSLAELSGLPLISYPKDPQSSFAQHVIGQLRALGMQPRVGHEAIEIHTALGLVAAGLGYAVVGASVAQRAQSDVAFVRLPALKALTTVVAVTRVDEEGPLVASMLTTLATVRQAAKKL, translated from the coding sequence ATGAACTTCCGTCAATTGCGCTACTTCTGCGAGGTGGCCGACAGCGGCACCCTCGCGCGTGCCGCCGAGCGCCTGTTCGTTGCGCCCACTGCCATCAGCATGCAGATCGCGCAGCTCGAGGAAGGGCTGGGAGGGATGCTGTTCGATCGAACCGCCAGGCCCATGAAGCTCACCCCGCTGGGGCTGTTCTTCCTGCCGCGGGCGCGCGAGTTGCTGGCAAACGGCCAGCGGCTGGAGGAAGAGACCCGCGACGTGGCCAGCGGAAAGAGCGGCTGGCTCGGCATCGGCTTCGTCCGCTCGCTGCTCAACTCCGTTCTGACGGATGCGGTGCGCGCCTTCCGGCAGAGGCACCCCGATGTAAAGCTCGACTTGGTCGAACTGCTGTCCGAACATCAGCCGGCGCAGTTGCGCAGCGGGCGCATCCACATCGGGCTGTCGCGCTTCGCAGGGCCGCAGGAGCCGCCTGCGGACCTGCGGCATGAACTGCTCTTCGAAGACCCGTTCGTCATCGCGCTTCCTGCAGAGCATCGTGCGGCGAAGCGAGGCAAGGTCTCACTGGCCGAACTCTCGGGACTGCCGCTCATCAGCTATCCGAAGGATCCGCAGAGTTCCTTTGCACAGCACGTCATCGGGCAGCTTCGTGCGTTGGGCATGCAACCGCGCGTGGGGCACGAGGCCATCGAGATCCACACCGCGCTAGGGCTCGTTGCGGCGGGGCTGGGCTATGCGGTCGTCGGCGCCTCGGTGGCGCAGCGCGCGCAGAGCGACGTGGCCTTCGTCAGGCTGCCCGCGCTCAAGGCGCTCACCACGGTTGTGGCCGTGACACGCGTCGACGAAGAAGGCCCGCTGGTCGCCTCCATGCTCACGACGCTGGCGACCGTACGGCAGGCCGCGAAGAAGCTCTGA
- a CDS encoding 4-carboxy-4-hydroxy-2-oxoadipate aldolase/oxaloacetate decarboxylase translates to MRQQLQNEALESLRQLGAATVYEAQGACGALDSGLKPLDPASRLVGPALTVDMRPADNLMLHYALLKAKPGDVLVVDAKGFMEAGPWGDVLTEAAMARGVAGLVLHGAVRDAEAIVRMGFPVFCRGLSIKGTGKHQPGRLNVPVCIGDAVVRPGDIVVGDRDGLVMVESDAVDRVLASALAREEKEAGFRRAIANGSSTVELLGLGETLHRLGLH, encoded by the coding sequence ATGAGACAACAACTGCAGAACGAAGCGCTTGAAAGCCTGCGCCAACTGGGCGCCGCCACCGTGTACGAAGCGCAGGGCGCTTGCGGCGCGCTCGACAGCGGCCTGAAGCCGCTCGACCCGGCCAGCCGCCTCGTGGGGCCGGCGCTCACCGTGGACATGCGGCCCGCGGACAACCTCATGCTGCACTACGCGCTGCTCAAGGCGAAGCCGGGCGACGTGCTGGTGGTCGATGCCAAGGGCTTCATGGAGGCCGGCCCCTGGGGCGACGTGCTGACCGAAGCAGCTATGGCACGGGGCGTGGCGGGGCTCGTGCTCCACGGCGCGGTGCGCGATGCCGAGGCCATCGTGCGAATGGGCTTTCCGGTGTTCTGTCGCGGACTGTCGATCAAGGGTACCGGCAAGCACCAGCCCGGGCGCCTCAACGTGCCCGTGTGCATCGGTGACGCGGTGGTCCGGCCGGGAGACATCGTGGTCGGCGACCGCGACGGCCTGGTGATGGTCGAGAGCGATGCCGTTGACCGCGTGCTGGCGAGCGCGCTGGCTCGCGAGGAAAAGGAAGCGGGCTTTCGCCGCGCGATTGCGAACGGAAGCTCCACCGTGGAACTGCTCGGCCTCGGCGAGACGCTGCATCGGCTCGGCCTGCATTGA